A window of Zestosphaera sp. contains these coding sequences:
- a CDS encoding DUF3782 domain-containing protein yields MLSKEEKLRFLNTLREDEEFRLAVAGLLGLNTILEELKKLRQDFQAHLELEEKRWEENRKRWEENNKRWEENDKKWEQVFKKLEEHSKILEQHSEILEQHSKILEEQRKLLEEHRKVLEEHTKILQQHSKMLEEHSRQIQEQGKSLAELKVVIGSMGRRWGSDLERTVLEIYRQALETKGIKPENVAKFTYEDVEGKYYRRGAKIEVDIYMHNDTTILIEVKSRAELEDVEWFLDKAGIVEKIIGRKADKLIIVAVNIDKDAYERAQALGIDVVAGAVIE; encoded by the coding sequence ATGCTGTCAAAAGAAGAAAAACTCAGATTTCTCAACACACTGCGAGAAGACGAAGAATTTAGACTAGCGGTAGCTGGGCTCCTCGGCTTAAACACTATACTCGAAGAGCTGAAAAAGCTCCGGCAAGACTTCCAAGCCCACTTAGAACTAGAAGAAAAAAGATGGGAAGAAAACAGAAAACGATGGGAGGAGAACAATAAAAGATGGGAAGAGAACGACAAGAAATGGGAGCAAGTTTTCAAAAAACTCGAAGAACACAGCAAGATACTAGAGCAACACAGCGAAATCCTAGAGCAACATAGCAAAATACTTGAAGAGCAAAGAAAGCTCTTAGAAGAGCATAGGAAAGTCCTGGAGGAACACACAAAGATTCTACAGCAACACAGCAAAATGCTGGAGGAGCACTCTCGGCAAATCCAAGAGCAAGGTAAATCACTAGCAGAGCTCAAAGTTGTTATAGGCTCCATGGGGAGAAGGTGGGGTTCAGACCTAGAACGCACAGTGCTAGAGATCTATAGGCAAGCACTCGAGACAAAGGGAATCAAGCCTGAAAACGTAGCCAAATTTACCTATGAAGACGTCGAGGGCAAATATTACCGGAGAGGCGCAAAAATAGAGGTAGACATCTATATGCACAACGACACAACCATACTCATAGAGGTCAAATCGAGGGCGGAGCTAGAAGACGTCGAATGGTTCCTCGACAAGGCAGGAATAGTGGAGAAGATCATCGGCAGAAAAGCAGACAAGCTCATCATCGTCGCTGTAAACATAGACAAGGACGCATATGAGAGGGCCCAAGCCCTAGGCATAGACGTAGTCGCTGGTGCAGTAATCGAGTAG
- a CDS encoding MBL fold metallo-hydrolase, with protein MLELHLTVLVDDYSGMTRLLAEHGLSIHVKAVYDNGETYRLLFDTGQTGEVLLRNAQGLKILLEDIDAVVLSHRHYDHAGGLPQILDKIKAKPLVAHPDVVKPSYSSREGFMRFNLALTSTQWEKIITSLEPVLTRKPLELAPDIWFLGEIPRTSDNSYATRGFYTQEAGEVVPDKLLDDTGIAIKLQDTAIVIAGCSHSGIANIARQAKQLTGAQQIAIIGGLHTGQATDQELETITRELASLNTTEVHAGHCTGLRGEIALHNQWKQSLHRIHSGYTAIFKLQEREK; from the coding sequence TTGCTCGAGCTCCACCTGACGGTTCTCGTGGACGATTATTCCGGCATGACAAGGCTACTTGCAGAGCACGGCCTAAGCATCCATGTCAAAGCAGTCTACGACAATGGGGAAACATATAGGCTCCTCTTTGACACTGGCCAGACAGGAGAAGTATTGCTCAGGAATGCACAGGGGCTAAAAATACTGCTCGAAGACATCGATGCAGTTGTCCTCTCTCATAGGCACTACGACCACGCCGGCGGCTTGCCCCAAATACTAGACAAGATCAAAGCCAAGCCTCTAGTCGCACACCCAGACGTCGTAAAGCCCAGCTACTCCTCGCGAGAAGGCTTCATGCGCTTCAACCTGGCCCTCACTAGCACCCAGTGGGAAAAAATAATCACCAGCCTAGAGCCAGTCCTAACCAGGAAGCCCCTCGAGCTAGCTCCAGACATATGGTTCCTAGGAGAAATACCCAGGACCAGCGACAACTCCTACGCAACCAGGGGGTTCTATACACAGGAAGCCGGGGAAGTAGTCCCAGACAAGCTACTGGACGACACGGGCATAGCCATAAAGCTCCAAGACACGGCAATAGTAATAGCTGGATGCAGCCACTCAGGAATAGCGAACATAGCCCGACAAGCAAAACAACTAACAGGAGCACAGCAAATAGCCATAATAGGCGGACTGCACACGGGCCAAGCCACAGACCAAGAACTAGAGACAATAACAAGGGAACTCGCCTCGCTCAATACCACCGAAGTCCACGCAGGCCACTGCACAGGGCTCAGAGGAGAAATAGCCCTCCACAACCAATGGAAACAATCGCTGCACAGGATCCACAGCGGCTACACAGCCATCTTTAAGCTACAAGAGAGAGAAAAATAA
- a CDS encoding type II toxin-antitoxin system HicB family antitoxin: MRSLRFSVVIEKDEDGYYVAYVPELPGCHTQAKTLDELLERVKEAIELYLEVEGSSVEMGRELVSIQFIEVGVSELKTRSSR, translated from the coding sequence TTGAGAAGTTTGAGGTTCAGCGTAGTTATTGAAAAAGACGAGGATGGTTACTATGTCGCCTACGTCCCAGAGCTACCCGGCTGTCACACGCAGGCTAAAACCCTAGACGAGCTCCTGGAAAGGGTCAAGGAAGCCATCGAACTTTATCTTGAAGTTGAGGGGTCATCTGTGGAAATGGGAAGAGAACTCGTCAGCATACAGTTCATTGAGGTCGGTGTTAGTGAGCTTAAGACCCGTTCCAGCCGATAA
- a CDS encoding type II toxin-antitoxin system HicA family toxin → MSLRPVPADKVIKVLMKVGFKPVRQKGGHIILKHEDGRVTVILVHKGEEIGRGLLTRIIKEAGLTREELLKLF, encoded by the coding sequence GTGAGCTTAAGACCCGTTCCAGCCGATAAGGTCATAAAGGTTCTTATGAAAGTAGGCTTTAAACCAGTAAGGCAAAAAGGGGGCCACATTATTCTTAAACATGAGGACGGAAGAGTAACCGTAATACTTGTCCATAAAGGCGAGGAGATCGGTAGAGGCTTACTCACTCGGATTATTAAAGAAGCAGGTCTAACAAGGGAAGAGTTGCTCAAATTATTTTAG
- a CDS encoding MBL fold metallo-hydrolase codes for MTKLLYYVYKWIFPIAILIVCIGVFGALLYMLGRASNVPEKHAGNESREYAGYVRLVVLVDNNPYKEGLETAWGLAVYLETGQTKLLFDTGPDPGVLERNAEKLGIDLSKIDFIVISHPHGDHTGGLKLLSSIKPGLRVYIPPDRSLKNYVQSLGLEPIQVNSTVEVAKGVFVVEPLYGPPVEEALAVKTSKGLAILVGCSHPGVVNLVNQAVRDLGMKPYLVLGGFHMFGAPLQDIKEVASRLVEIGAE; via the coding sequence ATGACAAAGTTACTTTACTATGTGTATAAATGGATTTTTCCCATTGCAATTCTTATTGTATGCATAGGTGTCTTTGGAGCCCTACTCTACATGCTGGGAAGAGCCTCCAATGTTCCCGAAAAACATGCTGGCAACGAGTCTCGGGAGTATGCCGGGTATGTGCGCCTAGTTGTCCTCGTAGATAACAATCCCTACAAGGAAGGCCTAGAGACGGCGTGGGGCCTCGCAGTCTATCTCGAGACCGGTCAGACCAAGCTGCTCTTCGACACGGGGCCGGACCCCGGCGTACTCGAGAGAAACGCCGAGAAGCTAGGAATAGACCTAAGCAAGATAGACTTCATAGTTATCAGCCACCCGCACGGGGACCATACAGGGGGCCTGAAGCTCCTTTCTTCTATTAAGCCCGGGCTCCGAGTATATATACCGCCAGACCGAAGCCTCAAAAACTATGTCCAAAGCCTCGGCCTAGAGCCCATACAGGTAAACAGCACTGTCGAGGTGGCGAAGGGGGTATTCGTCGTCGAGCCCCTTTATGGACCACCCGTCGAGGAGGCGCTCGCCGTCAAGACCAGCAAGGGACTAGCCATACTGGTCGGCTGCAGCCACCCCGGGGTTGTGAACCTCGTTAACCAGGCAGTTAGAGACCTAGGCATGAAGCCATACCTCGTGCTCGGGGGATTCCACATGTTCGGGGCACCTCTCCAGGATATTAAAGAAGTCGCTTCACGACTAGTGGAAATTGGGGCCGAGTAG
- a CDS encoding ATP-binding protein, with translation MKHLIDRREELKALDEWYNKGRVALIFGRRRVGKTRLVLEFIKNKRAVYLLAADSTLEYNLAKFSEELSERFSVPGLRFRDFEELFRFIEGRSDVDIVVIDEFGYLVKAGALPQFQRIVDIILDTKKLVLTGSTISAIESKLLGYRSPLYGRLDLVKKIQPLRFHHLFEWFPGATFDGAIAVYGATGGVPRYLEFFSKCTGDEVEKVMLNPDILPFRDAKLIIEEELPEPHRYFQILEAIAGGRTRLSEISHVTGIEPHKLPYYLGVLRDLGYVYYEKPLLEGKRGTYRVKEPYFAFWLRFIYPFYEEIESGLKTHAETYFRKNFNTYLGQVFEQVAGELVLQKIKHTRAGRWWKGDTEIDLIAIDEETAKAYFIEFKYSSDVDPETELDKLKKKTTLFGWKKDTRKEEYILVAKSFKGQSSQATTIDQQKLHQIALETLNNEREKY, from the coding sequence ATGAAACATCTAATTGACAGGAGGGAAGAGCTTAAGGCCCTTGATGAGTGGTATAACAAGGGAAGAGTAGCCCTTATATTTGGAAGGAGGCGAGTCGGAAAAACCAGGCTCGTCCTAGAGTTCATAAAGAATAAGAGAGCTGTCTATCTCCTAGCCGCGGATTCGACCCTCGAATACAACCTTGCAAAGTTTTCCGAGGAATTGTCAGAGAGATTCAGCGTTCCAGGCTTGAGGTTCAGAGACTTCGAGGAGCTTTTCCGCTTCATCGAGGGCAGAAGCGACGTAGACATAGTAGTCATAGACGAGTTCGGGTACCTAGTAAAGGCGGGGGCTCTTCCACAGTTCCAACGCATCGTGGACATCATCCTTGACACAAAGAAACTAGTATTGACTGGCTCAACAATCTCAGCTATTGAGTCTAAACTCCTGGGATACAGGAGCCCACTCTATGGACGCCTAGACCTCGTAAAAAAGATCCAGCCACTCCGCTTCCACCACTTGTTCGAATGGTTCCCCGGCGCAACCTTTGACGGGGCAATAGCTGTCTACGGGGCCACGGGCGGGGTTCCACGCTACCTTGAATTCTTCTCGAAGTGTACAGGAGACGAAGTCGAAAAAGTAATGCTTAACCCCGACATATTGCCCTTCCGCGACGCGAAGCTCATAATAGAGGAGGAACTGCCCGAGCCGCACCGCTATTTCCAGATACTCGAGGCCATTGCAGGCGGCAGGACAAGGCTAAGCGAGATCTCACACGTTACAGGCATAGAGCCACACAAGCTACCATACTACCTAGGCGTCCTCAGGGACCTCGGCTACGTCTACTACGAAAAGCCCCTGCTCGAGGGCAAACGCGGCACATACAGGGTCAAGGAGCCTTATTTCGCCTTCTGGCTCAGGTTCATATACCCGTTCTACGAGGAGATAGAGTCGGGACTAAAGACACACGCCGAAACATATTTCCGGAAAAACTTCAACACGTACCTAGGCCAAGTCTTCGAACAAGTCGCAGGAGAACTAGTCCTCCAAAAAATCAAACACACGAGGGCAGGCCGGTGGTGGAAGGGAGACACAGAGATAGACCTCATAGCAATAGACGAGGAAACAGCCAAAGCCTACTTCATAGAATTCAAATACAGCTCCGACGTAGACCCAGAAACCGAGCTAGACAAGCTCAAAAAGAAGACAACACTATTCGGCTGGAAAAAAGACACAAGGAAAGAAGAATACATACTCGTCGCAAAATCATTCAAGGGACAGTCAAGCCAAGCCACAACAATAGACCAACAAAAACTCCACCAAATAGCACTAGAAACCCTAAACAACGAGAGAGAAAAATATTAA
- a CDS encoding geranylgeranylglycerol-phosphate geranylgeranyltransferase: MDRSTRTILGAIDLLRPGNCLIIGFAALVGYTIGGGSDPLKASLLFLGAAMLGAWGNIINDFFDLEVDKVNKPWRPLARGIITPRQGLTLGLLLASLGIASSISVSLVCGALAVASFLLLFIYSWRAKSSGLPGNILVSLLSALNIIYGGVASPKPQLSILPSIYAFTIILGRELAKSLEDIKGDAEAGIKTIAVQHGPRTAIQASGAVLLALVAISPLPALFLGYSTRYLALALLGVDLPILYSLRLLWRNPVANAWRATRILKIPLFMGLLAFLLG; encoded by the coding sequence ATGGACAGATCAACTCGTACCATACTTGGGGCGATCGACCTTCTTCGTCCTGGAAACTGCCTAATAATCGGTTTCGCCGCCCTAGTGGGCTACACGATTGGAGGAGGAAGCGACCCCTTAAAAGCGTCTCTACTGTTTCTGGGCGCCGCCATGCTTGGAGCCTGGGGGAACATTATAAACGACTTTTTCGACTTGGAGGTCGACAAGGTAAATAAGCCTTGGAGACCGTTGGCCAGAGGCATAATCACTCCACGGCAAGGTCTAACATTAGGGCTTCTTCTCGCCTCCCTTGGGATCGCCTCAAGCATATCCGTGTCACTGGTGTGCGGGGCCCTAGCAGTAGCTAGTTTCCTCTTACTTTTCATTTACTCGTGGAGAGCCAAGAGTAGTGGTCTCCCAGGAAATATCCTAGTATCTCTCCTTTCTGCCCTAAACATCATTTATGGAGGAGTTGCATCTCCAAAACCACAGCTATCAATTCTCCCAAGCATCTACGCATTCACGATTATTCTTGGACGAGAACTCGCGAAAAGCCTAGAAGACATAAAGGGCGACGCCGAGGCCGGCATAAAGACAATAGCCGTCCAACATGGTCCCAGGACGGCCATACAGGCGAGCGGAGCTGTCCTTCTAGCCCTTGTAGCAATAAGCCCCCTCCCGGCACTCTTCCTCGGCTACAGCACGAGATACCTCGCCCTCGCCCTTCTAGGCGTAGACCTGCCGATACTCTACTCACTACGACTGCTATGGAGGAACCCAGTAGCCAATGCATGGAGAGCCACCAGGATACTGAAAATCCCCCTATTTATGGGTCTACTCGCATTCCTCCTCGGGTGA
- a CDS encoding PaREP1 family protein, with translation MAVVVPRRIAEELQKRGIDAESLIIDYLARLLQLDPEATAQSHLELALRYLEEGKRLIEKDPAQSSEKLYKAAEESVKALATYLNLKEILEDVEKNGRWSIARLEKAVVKISQKLGSQFRSWWDTAWALHVWGFHEAKLDTEDVRMRLLDIESIVLEAQKIIEGDKQTTKPMRRNQ, from the coding sequence ATGGCAGTTGTGGTCCCCAGGAGGATCGCTGAGGAGCTCCAGAAGAGAGGCATCGACGCAGAGTCACTCATAATTGACTATCTTGCAAGGCTACTACAACTAGACCCCGAAGCAACGGCCCAGTCCCACCTCGAACTAGCATTAAGATATCTAGAAGAGGGAAAAAGGCTCATAGAGAAAGATCCCGCCCAGTCAAGCGAAAAACTCTACAAAGCGGCAGAAGAGTCCGTCAAAGCCCTTGCAACATACCTTAACCTCAAAGAAATCCTCGAAGACGTCGAGAAAAATGGAAGATGGAGCATTGCTAGACTCGAAAAAGCCGTAGTAAAAATCTCACAGAAACTAGGATCCCAGTTCAGGTCATGGTGGGACACCGCATGGGCATTACACGTCTGGGGCTTCCACGAGGCAAAACTTGACACAGAAGACGTAAGAATGAGACTCCTTGACATCGAGAGCATAGTTCTGGAGGCACAAAAAATAATCGAGGGTGACAAGCAAACTACGAAACCAATGCGCAGAAACCAGTAA
- a CDS encoding HepT-like ribonuclease domain-containing protein: protein MDVFERIKKQFSLVEELVEEMETENSYRGLERLIQLTIQAPLDLGLMVISALGRQRPRAYSEIGYILRDLGILDEEDASKLRSMAGLRNILVRAYADVGREKVSTFAERLKTDAPRIASIIMRRLETKPIDPLSEDTDSLVEKLRQVLKGRVAIALLYGGRTKGYILKGDYDIAVLMEPRCDLYKLGELAVDIAEALGVPEEKVDIVCLDSLSPEHALEALDGKPIIVESPAQLFELKHRVMIQLLDLEEDMKTIENLVTK, encoded by the coding sequence GTGGATGTTTTCGAGAGAATCAAGAAGCAGTTCAGCCTAGTGGAGGAACTCGTAGAAGAGATGGAAACAGAAAACAGTTATAGGGGACTAGAGAGGCTAATCCAGCTAACCATACAGGCCCCTCTCGATCTTGGTCTAATGGTAATTTCTGCTCTGGGACGCCAGAGGCCTAGAGCATATTCCGAGATAGGCTACATTTTGAGGGATCTCGGGATCCTAGATGAAGAGGACGCCTCCAAGCTGAGGTCTATGGCTGGTCTAAGAAACATCCTTGTACGTGCCTATGCAGACGTTGGCAGGGAAAAGGTATCTACCTTTGCAGAGAGGCTCAAAACAGATGCTCCAAGAATAGCTTCCATAATAATGAGACGCCTCGAAACCAAGCCCATAGACCCCCTAAGCGAAGACACGGACTCGCTAGTGGAAAAGCTGAGGCAAGTGTTGAAGGGCAGAGTTGCCATTGCCCTCCTCTACGGCGGCAGGACAAAGGGCTACATACTAAAAGGAGACTACGACATAGCAGTCCTCATGGAGCCACGATGCGATCTCTACAAGCTCGGAGAGCTAGCCGTAGACATAGCCGAGGCACTCGGAGTCCCCGAAGAAAAGGTAGACATCGTCTGCCTCGATTCCCTGTCCCCAGAACACGCCTTAGAGGCTCTAGACGGGAAGCCAATAATCGTGGAAAGCCCTGCCCAACTATTCGAGTTAAAGCACAGGGTCATGATCCAGCTACTAGACCTCGAAGAAGACATGAAAACTATCGAAAACTTAGTTACAAAATAG
- a CDS encoding AAA family ATPase, with product MSKLIESITIKNLRGIKQCTVNNLTDINIFIGKNGAGKSTILEAIYLASSWAEPEDQIRDMPKHEYVISRRGGRGKWTTYKHTLWFNKKTDEEIEINFNFKSQNKPNELIFKLPYMYNPSKVDSPVLIEVSRQRIPEIAEYHHARKLYLSSTGDAWNPKTKTSYKTSLKEKVLSFAAEEITYLENAVLLDNRFTVSQLEQKVWGKIFDKRLDKEILEFIREEYEPTAESILYKPSGEGFVLAFALPQTTVEIDSLGDGARMAILYASPLLLASDTAVLIEDPEAHQHPGGLATFTRFAFKTAKKQRLQLFITTHSIELLNIAKEISKELGLGLRIYYMERGKDGYVDVRAIEEPDLETLQKIGLDPRMLHIL from the coding sequence GTGTCCAAATTGATAGAGTCAATCACAATCAAAAACCTAAGAGGAATCAAGCAATGCACAGTAAACAACCTAACAGACATAAATATCTTTATAGGTAAAAACGGCGCAGGCAAATCCACAATACTAGAAGCAATCTACCTCGCCTCGTCCTGGGCAGAGCCAGAAGACCAAATAAGAGACATGCCAAAACACGAATATGTCATATCAAGGAGAGGTGGCAGAGGAAAATGGACAACTTACAAACATACACTCTGGTTCAACAAAAAAACCGATGAAGAGATCGAGATAAACTTCAACTTCAAATCCCAAAACAAACCAAACGAGTTGATATTTAAGCTTCCATACATGTATAATCCTTCAAAAGTTGACTCTCCTGTATTAATTGAAGTTTCACGGCAGAGAATCCCTGAAATTGCTGAATACCACCACGCCCGAAAGCTATATCTCTCTAGCACCGGCGATGCATGGAACCCTAAAACAAAAACTAGCTACAAAACCAGCCTCAAGGAAAAAGTTCTTTCATTTGCCGCGGAAGAGATAACGTACCTTGAAAACGCAGTTCTACTCGATAACAGGTTCACGGTGAGCCAGCTCGAGCAAAAGGTGTGGGGAAAGATATTCGACAAGAGGCTTGACAAAGAAATACTAGAATTTATACGAGAGGAATACGAGCCCACAGCTGAAAGTATCCTCTATAAGCCAAGTGGTGAAGGCTTTGTACTCGCGTTCGCCCTGCCACAAACAACAGTAGAAATAGACTCTCTGGGAGACGGCGCAAGAATGGCGATACTATACGCGTCCCCCCTACTCCTAGCAAGCGACACAGCCGTCCTAATAGAAGACCCCGAGGCACACCAGCACCCCGGAGGCCTAGCTACATTCACGAGGTTCGCATTCAAAACGGCGAAAAAGCAACGCCTACAGCTGTTCATCACGACACATAGTATCGAGCTCTTAAACATCGCAAAAGAAATCTCAAAAGAGCTGGGCCTAGGCCTGAGAATCTATTACATGGAGAGAGGCAAAGACGGCTACGTAGACGTACGAGCCATAGAGGAGCCGGACCTTGAAACCCTCCAGAAAATAGGACTAGACCCAAGAATGCTCCACATACTATAA
- a CDS encoding DUF3226 domain-containing protein — translation MIHDKIKGLDAIVLCEGASDTEVAKKILRKIEKKLPKTDKQPVIAFTDAEGKENIPLLASALLLLSKLSRKLKAIVVIIDADEDTAEKRTRSLVDSILSRKGDLQLQLSGTKRDNTSSQVFMSNIHVNGRKIRLIIAVNGDPGLRLTKHTLEDHCINLMELSVPKGATNAKQIVNDIALCLDKIDKTDPQTICRSFTHICRALELLYTETT, via the coding sequence GTGATACATGACAAGATTAAAGGCCTAGACGCAATCGTCCTATGCGAGGGCGCAAGCGACACAGAAGTAGCAAAAAAGATCCTCCGAAAAATAGAGAAAAAACTACCGAAAACCGACAAGCAGCCAGTTATCGCCTTCACAGACGCGGAGGGAAAAGAAAACATCCCACTCCTAGCCAGTGCCCTGCTCTTGCTCTCAAAACTCTCGAGAAAACTCAAGGCAATCGTTGTAATAATTGACGCGGACGAGGACACAGCTGAAAAAAGAACAAGAAGCCTAGTCGACAGCATACTCTCGCGCAAAGGAGACCTCCAGCTCCAGCTATCAGGCACCAAAAGAGACAACACGTCTAGCCAAGTCTTCATGTCCAACATACATGTAAACGGGAGAAAAATAAGACTCATAATCGCCGTAAACGGCGACCCAGGACTACGCTTAACCAAGCACACTCTTGAAGACCACTGCATTAACCTCATGGAACTATCCGTCCCAAAAGGAGCAACAAACGCCAAACAAATAGTCAACGACATAGCACTGTGTCTAGACAAAATAGACAAAACAGATCCACAAACAATATGCAGATCTTTTACACACATCTGCCGCGCACTAGAACTACTATACACAGAAACCACATAA
- a CDS encoding ATP-binding protein: protein MRRVKLRLAGLLVEFTDREKALAQVQEWAERGTIQPIVIFGPEGCGKTALLRQASHVLKDAGYTVFHLYPLDRIFEADIEEPDIRKAFLDLAQRALSEDSLGRVAWAVFDFIREALKRKKRKIAVLADDVFQVIGVQNAAAYVKGLLNMIEHPLYDYENIVAIVATSEGVSRREIAKHLWANLMPIWNMPKNGFQELYEKLPHPKPDYEKAWSLTGGNPRILSILYEKKWDSNTTVGELASKKRLTAFILSLNPQEREWLAEATEDPDKLFTREKLPLLDKLVDLNLIVDTLASRDPQLWVDQPPPEKDPQLGIGRHIAWQTPLHREAVKKALEEFAR, encoded by the coding sequence ATGCGAAGAGTCAAGCTCCGACTCGCTGGTCTACTCGTCGAGTTCACAGACAGAGAAAAAGCGCTAGCCCAAGTCCAAGAGTGGGCTGAAAGAGGCACAATCCAGCCTATAGTCATTTTTGGCCCCGAGGGATGCGGCAAAACAGCGCTCCTACGCCAGGCCTCCCACGTACTTAAAGATGCCGGCTACACAGTCTTCCACCTCTACCCACTTGACCGAATATTCGAGGCAGACATCGAGGAGCCAGACATAAGGAAAGCCTTCCTAGACCTAGCCCAGAGAGCTCTCTCAGAAGACTCCCTTGGTAGGGTAGCCTGGGCAGTGTTCGACTTTATACGTGAAGCCCTCAAGAGAAAAAAGAGAAAGATCGCTGTCCTGGCGGACGACGTCTTCCAGGTCATTGGGGTTCAAAACGCCGCGGCATACGTCAAGGGGCTACTAAACATGATAGAGCACCCACTCTATGACTACGAAAACATCGTAGCAATTGTGGCGACAAGCGAAGGCGTTTCCAGGAGAGAGATAGCCAAGCATCTCTGGGCAAATCTAATGCCTATCTGGAACATGCCTAAAAACGGCTTCCAAGAACTCTACGAGAAACTACCCCACCCCAAGCCAGACTACGAGAAAGCATGGAGCCTGACAGGCGGCAACCCCAGGATACTCTCAATCCTCTACGAGAAAAAATGGGACTCCAACACAACTGTAGGCGAGCTCGCCTCAAAAAAGCGGCTAACAGCCTTTATACTCTCGCTAAACCCGCAAGAGCGGGAATGGCTAGCCGAGGCAACAGAGGACCCAGACAAACTCTTCACAAGAGAAAAGCTACCACTCCTCGACAAACTTGTTGACCTCAACCTCATCGTAGACACCCTGGCATCTAGAGACCCACAACTCTGGGTCGACCAGCCCCCACCAGAGAAAGACCCACAGCTAGGCATAGGCAGACACATTGCCTGGCAGACGCCCCTACACAGGGAAGCAGTCAAAAAAGCACTAGAAGAATTTGCACGGTGA
- a CDS encoding DUF433 domain-containing protein translates to MTVDPEILVRKPIIKGTRIPVELILDLLANGWTTEEILDNYPQLKKEDITAALSARTRDYK, encoded by the coding sequence ATAACGGTAGACCCTGAAATACTGGTCAGAAAACCAATAATCAAGGGCACAAGAATACCTGTAGAGCTCATCCTAGACCTACTCGCAAACGGCTGGACAACCGAGGAAATCCTCGATAACTACCCCCAGCTCAAAAAGGAGGACATAACCGCGGCTTTAAGCGCGCGCACGCGCGATTATAAGTAA
- a CDS encoding DUF2283 domain-containing protein, which yields MRVNYDPEADILYIIIREGPIKDTVEADDDVLIEIAEDGNVAGIEIWNA from the coding sequence ATGAGGGTAAACTACGACCCAGAAGCAGACATACTATACATAATAATCAGGGAGGGTCCAATAAAGGACACTGTAGAGGCGGACGACGACGTGTTAATTGAGATTGCAGAGGACGGAAACGTGGCTGGAATAGAGATATGGAATGCCTAG
- a CDS encoding tropomyosin, whose amino-acid sequence MDDVINMAVILLSIASSSASLGYWLAKQFGKIDARFKEVEARLDAHDTRLAGLETTVKSMDSRLKGVETRLEAHEARLENMEKRLTDVENTVREINTRLGSVENKLTGVETTVKNMDARLRNVESRLAGIEEDVKDIYARLGILETTTKSLQAKLGEVDSKIDGVSTRLDKLEKGIFGFNELLLKVLEEKGVVSRTEALTLLVALRGMIPGSRSKYYTKEVENRLRELLNKDPDTFTMDDIRELEDIAEIMEKEYTVSGRKELLDYAAKLRIGALVFKIVFVEPKMRKLQEWPLSP is encoded by the coding sequence GTGGACGATGTAATCAACATGGCTGTTATCCTACTCTCGATAGCTTCTTCGTCAGCCAGCCTAGGATACTGGCTTGCAAAACAGTTTGGAAAAATTGACGCTAGGTTCAAAGAGGTAGAAGCGAGGCTGGATGCCCATGATACTAGGCTGGCGGGCCTCGAGACAACTGTGAAGAGCATGGATTCCAGGCTTAAAGGCGTGGAGACAAGGCTGGAAGCCCACGAAGCTAGGTTGGAAAACATGGAGAAGAGGCTTACAGATGTTGAGAATACTGTAAGGGAGATAAATACTAGATTAGGGAGCGTGGAAAACAAGCTTACAGGAGTTGAGACAACGGTGAAAAATATGGACGCCAGGTTAAGGAACGTGGAAAGCAGGCTGGCAGGTATCGAGGAGGATGTAAAGGATATATACGCTAGACTGGGGATTCTCGAGACCACAACAAAGAGCCTGCAAGCCAAGCTTGGTGAAGTCGACAGTAAAATTGATGGCGTAAGTACCAGGCTGGACAAGCTCGAGAAGGGAATCTTCGGCTTCAACGAGCTCCTATTGAAGGTCCTGGAGGAAAAAGGCGTAGTAAGCAGGACTGAGGCGTTAACGCTTCTAGTCGCTCTCAGGGGAATGATCCCCGGCTCAAGGTCGAAGTACTACACTAAAGAGGTAGAGAACAGGCTCAGAGAGCTACTAAACAAGGACCCAGACACATTCACCATGGACGACATAAGGGAGCTCGAGGACATAGCCGAAATAATGGAAAAAGAATACACAGTGTCCGGCAGAAAAGAGCTCCTCGACTACGCCGCCAAGCTAAGAATCGGGGCCCTAGTCTTCAAGATAGTCTTCGTCGAGCCAAAAATGAGAAAACTCCAGGAATGGCCACTAAGCCCCTAG